From Bacteroides uniformis:
GTGAGGCATGGAGTGATATCCGACGTACCGGCTATCCGTCCGGCCTAGCCTTCCCCGAAGTGGCCGGTACCATCACAAATGTGCCGAACCGCTGGAGATACCCGAATACGGAAGTCAACTACAATCCCTACTATAAAGAGGTGTCAGCCGAAGACACTTACTACCACAAACTGTTCTGGGCAAAATAAGGACTTTGTTCGCAAACCCATTTTGCCCGAAGAGTATATCATACTCACCACAGAATAACACGGATTAACACAGATTGCCTTAGGAGTTCTGATAATAAAGAGCTTTTAGCAGTGTTAATCCGTGCTATCCTGTGGTGAGTATGTATTTGCCCCCTCTGTTTCTTTTATTCCGAACAGTATCCCTCCTTTTTTAGAAATCTTAAGGATTTCCCGGTAGGGAGATTGCGGGAAACCACTGTCTTTAATGAACGACGGACAAACATCGCTTCCGCAAAAACTGAACTATAACATAACGGACTAAATGAAAAAGTATCCAAATGACTTGATTGGCGACATCATGAAAGCCTTCGGCAAATATGCCGACCGACCGGCATTCGTCATCGAAGACACGGCCTGCACTTATGGAGAGCTGGCAACTTGCGTACAGAAAATATCCTCCCTATTCAAGGACAGAGAAGACAAAATTATCGGCATCGTCGCAGAAAACAGACTGGAAACATACGCATCCATACTATCTGCACTGATTTGCGGAAAGACATACGTCATCCTGCATCCTTCCTACCCCAAACATAGGAACGACAGAATTGCCGACTCGGCAGGCATTCGCCTCGTGCTGCATACCGAGAATATCCATGTCTTGAACCTCGACACCCGGAATCTGGAACTGATATGTACCTCCGAAATAGAGCAGGCAGAGAACTCCGCCACGTTCCATGCCGCAGAAGACATCCTCCATACGGCAGAAGAGGAAAATGCCTACATCATCTTTACCTCCGGAAGCACGGGCGAACCCAAAGGAGTACCCATCTCCCGCCGTAACCTGAATGCTTTCTATACCGCCTACCACCGCCTCGACTGGCAACTGGACGAGAACGACCGGATGCTGCAGATGTTCGAACTCACTTTCGACGTTTCCATCGTATCCTTTCTATATCCGCTGACGCTGGGTGCTTGCATATACACCGTTTCTCCGGAAGGCGTGAAATACATCAACGTAATTGAAACTCTGGAAAAATACGACCTGACCTTCGCTGCCGTGGCCCCTTCACTGCTCCAGCTGCTACGTCCCTATTTTCCGGAGATACACCTCCCCGCACTTAGATATCTAGTGGTTACTGCCGAGGCTTCTGACGCGGAGCTGTTGGATGCTTTCAGAAAATGTGTCCCCAATGCCTCTTTCATAAACCTATACGGACCGACAGAGGGAACCATCTACTGCACTGCCTACCGGATACCCGTCACCTCCTGCAAGCATCACAACGGCATGACCGCTATCGGAAGGCCTTTCGAAGGCATCGATGCCCTAATTATGGATAACGACGGTCGCCCGCTGCCTACCGGAGAAACCGGCGAACTATGGATTAGCGGCAATCAAGTGATGGGTGGATACTGGAATGCTCCCGAAAAAAACGGGGAATGCCTCGTAGAGACCGCCAATGGAAAAGTATACTACAAGACGGGAGACCTCTGCCGGATGGATGCCGACGGTGACATCATCTATTGCGGACGAAAAGACTCACAGATAAAGATACAAGGATTTCGCATTGAGCTGAGCGAGATTGAACATGTGGCAAAAAACTTTTTCAACGGTGAATGCCGTGTAGTCGTCATTCCCAAATACGACAACGACAACCAGTGCGAACTGCATCTCGTCGTAGAGAAGAAACAGCTCGACAAACAGCAGATAGAGGAATATCTGTATAGCAGGCTTCCCTACTACATGATTCCCAAGCATATGCATTGCCTGGAACAGTTTCCGCTGAACACCAGTAGCAAAACAGACAGAAAGAAAATACAAGAACTAATTTAAACTTGACAATGGATACACAGACTATTTTGAATGAAATGAGCCTCATCTTTCGGGAGGTACTGAAAAGAGAGAACATTGTACTTGACAATGAGACCACCGCCCAGGATGTGGAAGGATGGGATTCACTGACCAACATGCAACTGATAAACAAGATAGAGAAGAAATTCAATGTACGCTTCACCTTCAGAGATATTGTAAAACTCAAAAACGTGGGAGACATCTGCCATGCCATTTTAACCAAAACCAACTAGGAAATGTCATTCATATCCCTGAACTTCGTCGTACTGTTTGCGTGTACTTTCATTCTATACCATACGCTTCCTTCACGATTCAGAAAAGCGACCTTACTGACAGCCAGCTGCCTCTTCATAGGCTTCTACCACCTCACTTTTCTGATAACGGCCCTCATCCTCACGCTTACCACCTTCTACCTTGGCAAATGGATAGGACAGACCAAGCGGGAAAGCAGCATGAAGGGAATTTATTTTTCAGGTGTGTGTTTTCTGGTCGTGAGCTGGTTGGCATTCCGGTATGCCGACCGGCTTACAGACTGCCACATCCTTTTTCCGCTGGGAATCTCTTTCTATACTTTCCAGGCCATTTCGTACCTGACAGAAATCTATTGGCAAGAAGAAGAACCGGAAAAGAGCCTGCCCGACTTCATGATATACATGCTCTTCTTCATGAAGTTCCTTTCCGGTCCCATAGAAAGGGCAGGTGACATGCTCCCCCAACTGAAGTCCTGCAAAGCTACGGACTATGCATCCATGGTCTACGGAATGAGACTGATTGTCGTGGGACTGATAAAGAAACTGATACTGGCCGACTCCATCGCCCCATACATAGACGGTGTCTTCGGGTCGGTATACACAGCCTCAGGCGTGCAATTGCTGATGGCATGCCTCCTATATCCGATAGAGCTGTATGCCGACTTCTCCGGATATACCGACATCGCATTGGGAGGAGCGCGCATGCTGGGATTCAAGCTCAGCCCAAACTTCAACCGGCCGTTCATTGCGCAGACCACTGCCGACTTCTGGCGCCGATGGCACATGTCGCTTTCATTCTGGGTACGCGACTATCTGTACCTCCCGTTGTCCTCGAGCCTGCGTGGATGGGGACAATGGGGCGTATTTCTAAGTCTGGCGCTGACCTTCACGGGACTGGGTATCTGGCATGGTGCCGGATGGAACTTCGCTGTCTACGGACTAATTCAAGGTGTCATCATCTTCTACGAGATGAAGACCACAGCATTTCACCGCAGACTGAAAGCCCAATTGGGAAGCCGCTTATATGCCACATTATCCGTCGTAAGGACCTACCTACTTTTTGCCGTATCTCTGATATTCTTCCGGGCAAGTTCTATGGCCGAAGCGTTCCACTACATCAGCCACCTCTCCTTCGGCGTACATTACAGTTGGAAGGAAATGAACATCGGAATGCCGGACCACAACAGCATTGTGGCAGGAAGCGCACTCGTACTGATATTGGTTTACGAATATTTCATGTCCAAGCATGATTTGCTGGAAGCCCTCGGACGACAGCCGGCAGCCGTAAGATGGAGTATCTATTATCTGCTCGCCATAATACTTTTCACACTGGGACAGTTCAACTCGGACAGCTTCATATATTTACAATTTTGACAATAAAGACACATGATGAAGAAAAACAGCGAACGG
This genomic window contains:
- a CDS encoding amino acid adenylation domain-containing protein encodes the protein MKKYPNDLIGDIMKAFGKYADRPAFVIEDTACTYGELATCVQKISSLFKDREDKIIGIVAENRLETYASILSALICGKTYVILHPSYPKHRNDRIADSAGIRLVLHTENIHVLNLDTRNLELICTSEIEQAENSATFHAAEDILHTAEEENAYIIFTSGSTGEPKGVPISRRNLNAFYTAYHRLDWQLDENDRMLQMFELTFDVSIVSFLYPLTLGACIYTVSPEGVKYINVIETLEKYDLTFAAVAPSLLQLLRPYFPEIHLPALRYLVVTAEASDAELLDAFRKCVPNASFINLYGPTEGTIYCTAYRIPVTSCKHHNGMTAIGRPFEGIDALIMDNDGRPLPTGETGELWISGNQVMGGYWNAPEKNGECLVETANGKVYYKTGDLCRMDADGDIIYCGRKDSQIKIQGFRIELSEIEHVAKNFFNGECRVVVIPKYDNDNQCELHLVVEKKQLDKQQIEEYLYSRLPYYMIPKHMHCLEQFPLNTSSKTDRKKIQELI
- a CDS encoding MBOAT family O-acyltransferase, with amino-acid sequence MSFISLNFVVLFACTFILYHTLPSRFRKATLLTASCLFIGFYHLTFLITALILTLTTFYLGKWIGQTKRESSMKGIYFSGVCFLVVSWLAFRYADRLTDCHILFPLGISFYTFQAISYLTEIYWQEEEPEKSLPDFMIYMLFFMKFLSGPIERAGDMLPQLKSCKATDYASMVYGMRLIVVGLIKKLILADSIAPYIDGVFGSVYTASGVQLLMACLLYPIELYADFSGYTDIALGGARMLGFKLSPNFNRPFIAQTTADFWRRWHMSLSFWVRDYLYLPLSSSLRGWGQWGVFLSLALTFTGLGIWHGAGWNFAVYGLIQGVIIFYEMKTTAFHRRLKAQLGSRLYATLSVVRTYLLFAVSLIFFRASSMAEAFHYISHLSFGVHYSWKEMNIGMPDHNSIVAGSALVLILVYEYFMSKHDLLEALGRQPAAVRWSIYYLLAIILFTLGQFNSDSFIYLQF
- a CDS encoding acyl carrier protein gives rise to the protein MDTQTILNEMSLIFREVLKRENIVLDNETTAQDVEGWDSLTNMQLINKIEKKFNVRFTFRDIVKLKNVGDICHAILTKTN